One genomic segment of Desulfocapsa sulfexigens DSM 10523 includes these proteins:
- a CDS encoding glycerophosphodiester phosphodiesterase, producing MLQVAVTLLSPAIDQELSRMAISPLSGRRGEVWGHAGYTADGSAANSVAGLNAAVERQLQGVELDIHYDHELKGFVVAHDPDYDKKTVLPLDEVLERFGSLPGFWLDFKNLSRQPPWRVSLIAEKLTSLLDRYGCSDKTLVESRNPVYLSLLAHHGIQTAYHLSISKIPAIFRIEEFLYKFVFIYGRLSSFSIGHNHSGGELFRSFSPIPFVVSTINDPDEITRLQKQKTVLVILSDRPR from the coding sequence GTGCTTCAGGTTGCAGTTACTTTATTGAGCCCGGCGATTGACCAAGAACTTTCCAGGATGGCAATCAGCCCTCTTTCAGGGCGAAGGGGGGAGGTCTGGGGACATGCCGGGTATACTGCTGATGGATCTGCGGCTAATAGTGTAGCAGGCCTCAATGCAGCGGTCGAGCGGCAACTTCAGGGAGTGGAGCTTGATATCCATTACGACCATGAACTGAAGGGCTTCGTTGTTGCCCATGACCCGGACTATGATAAGAAAACTGTGCTGCCCCTCGATGAGGTTCTGGAGCGATTTGGTAGCCTGCCTGGGTTCTGGCTGGACTTCAAAAACCTGAGTAGACAACCGCCATGGCGGGTATCACTTATTGCCGAAAAACTTACCTCTCTGCTCGACAGATATGGTTGCAGTGACAAGACTCTTGTTGAGTCAAGGAATCCCGTTTATCTCTCTCTTTTGGCCCATCATGGGATACAGACAGCTTACCATCTGAGTATCAGTAAAATTCCGGCCATTTTCCGGATCGAGGAGTTTCTCTACAAGTTTGTTTTTATTTATGGCCGGTTGAGCAGCTTTTCGATTGGCCACAACCATAGTGGTGGTGAGCTGTTTAGGAGCTTTTCCCCAATCCCCTTTGTCGTCTCTACTATTAACGACCCCGATGAAATAACCAGATTGCAAAAACAGAAAACAGTTCTGGTGATTCTGTCAGACAGACCTAGGTAA
- a CDS encoding phosphoethanolamine transferase codes for MFKTPFIKAFVFSIFPLTYYLIGYLNHARAGKIALIGVLLIGSLLALKPYFPESKKLKYITFFTLLVLFVNMSFHAGLKDIFGVAQEENAIMAAIFSTDQSESTEFVLHYRWYLIKHTVLCIALFTLYLRYVINTPLSSPSPRRQRWQLVVFLLLTTVIHLNPSLYRSNPFIYFPYYYNNWQEALRVTARLVEELDANLKISNLDLMTYTGDEEKKTVVLVIGESDTRHNWSLYGYDRKTTPQLDGMKDELVVFENIHAAAPATLVAFLHMLTPATIEEPERWKTDPDILLIAKHAGYHVTYISNHSTDAHKGIIKIFSEHGDEIIRTNRGKSRGEGSYDAILLAPFEKALAANHDKKFIIVHMLGSHPAYNFRYPDSYSLFTDTYNDPVTLDLKEKGRARWALTFRNLYDNSIVYGDMVRHRLIEILKNSKDAKHSAWLYLPDHGQDVCHNDNYSGHNYTAPEQWEIPMVFWSPSLEKVDPAIASRPYRVDLLDHTVLGLLGIEGIYYNETNDIFSDRYIPTLKKNEVENRKAENVAKTEN; via the coding sequence ATGTTCAAAACACCGTTCATCAAAGCTTTTGTATTTTCTATATTTCCTCTGACCTATTATCTTATTGGTTATCTCAATCATGCCCGTGCTGGTAAGATTGCATTGATCGGGGTGCTCCTGATTGGCAGCCTCCTGGCCCTCAAACCTTATTTTCCGGAGTCCAAAAAACTCAAGTATATAACTTTTTTTACCCTGCTGGTGCTCTTTGTCAATATGAGCTTTCATGCCGGATTAAAGGATATTTTCGGAGTGGCCCAGGAAGAAAACGCTATTATGGCCGCCATCTTTTCAACAGACCAGAGTGAAAGTACGGAATTTGTTCTCCACTACCGCTGGTACCTGATCAAACATACTGTTCTCTGCATTGCTCTGTTCACACTCTATCTGCGGTACGTAATCAATACTCCGCTCTCTTCGCCCAGCCCGAGGCGGCAAAGATGGCAACTGGTGGTGTTTCTGCTCCTGACAACTGTTATTCACCTTAACCCGTCATTATACCGTTCCAATCCTTTTATATATTTTCCCTACTACTATAATAACTGGCAGGAGGCCCTTCGTGTCACTGCCCGTCTGGTCGAGGAACTCGATGCCAACCTGAAAATTTCAAACCTTGATCTCATGACATACACTGGCGATGAGGAGAAAAAAACCGTCGTCCTGGTTATCGGAGAGAGTGACACGAGGCACAACTGGTCACTCTACGGCTATGACAGAAAAACAACGCCGCAACTCGATGGGATGAAAGACGAACTCGTGGTTTTTGAGAATATTCACGCTGCCGCTCCGGCAACTCTGGTCGCTTTTCTCCATATGCTGACCCCAGCAACGATAGAGGAACCGGAGCGCTGGAAAACCGATCCTGATATCCTCCTTATAGCAAAACATGCGGGTTACCATGTCACTTACATCTCTAACCACTCCACCGACGCCCATAAAGGTATCATCAAGATTTTTTCAGAGCATGGTGATGAGATCATCCGAACCAACCGGGGAAAATCCAGAGGAGAGGGCTCCTATGATGCAATTCTCCTTGCCCCCTTCGAAAAAGCACTGGCCGCCAACCATGACAAAAAATTCATCATCGTCCACATGCTGGGTTCCCATCCCGCCTATAACTTCCGTTACCCCGATTCGTACAGCCTTTTCACCGACACCTATAATGACCCCGTCACCCTTGATCTTAAAGAAAAAGGTCGGGCCAGGTGGGCCCTGACCTTCAGGAACCTCTACGACAACTCCATTGTATATGGAGACATGGTTCGCCACAGGCTTATCGAAATATTGAAAAACTCAAAAGACGCCAAGCACAGTGCCTGGCTCTACCTTCCCGACCATGGTCAAGATGTATGCCACAATGACAATTATTCCGGTCACAACTACACGGCCCCGGAACAATGGGAAATCCCAATGGTTTTCTGGAGTCCCAGCCTCGAAAAGGTGGATCCAGCCATAGCTTCACGGCCATATCGGGTTGATCTTCTCGACCACACGGTTCTTGGACTTCTTGGGATAGAAGGGATCTATTATAACGAGACGAATGATATCTTTTCGGATCGATATATCCCGACCTTGAAGAAAAATGAAGTGGAGAACAGAAAAGCAGAGAACGTTGCAAAGACCGAAAACTGA
- a CDS encoding DUF6498-containing protein → MKITETTVRYRLRTDPSIRLLFFSNLIVIVLALVQRWSMGELLWIYWWQNMIIGFFNWRRILALKSFSTKGFKINGRQAEAAPKTQKSTAWFFLFHYGAFHLFYAIFLITSIPETSPYFMLHGAVGLGIFLFNHAFSYRYNKEQDAAGNPNIGTLMFFPYARIIPMHLIIILGAAISGESTWLLFVFLTLKTAADILMHIISHHRLPLVKQ, encoded by the coding sequence TTGAAAATAACAGAAACAACAGTACGCTACAGACTTCGTACAGACCCTTCTATCCGGCTGCTCTTCTTCTCAAACCTGATTGTTATAGTTCTGGCTCTTGTTCAACGCTGGTCCATGGGGGAACTCCTCTGGATTTACTGGTGGCAGAACATGATTATCGGATTTTTTAACTGGAGGCGCATTCTTGCTCTGAAGTCATTCAGCACAAAGGGCTTCAAAATCAATGGAAGACAGGCAGAAGCCGCCCCGAAAACCCAAAAATCCACCGCCTGGTTTTTCCTTTTCCATTACGGTGCATTCCATCTTTTTTACGCTATCTTCCTCATAACCAGCATCCCGGAAACCTCACCGTACTTTATGCTCCATGGAGCCGTTGGACTTGGCATTTTTCTTTTCAATCACGCCTTTTCCTATCGCTATAATAAGGAACAAGATGCTGCCGGAAATCCTAATATCGGTACTCTTATGTTTTTCCCTTATGCAAGGATCATCCCCATGCATCTGATTATCATCCTCGGTGCAGCCATAAGTGGAGAATCAACGTGGCTGCTATTTGTTTTTCTCACACTCAAAACAGCTGCTGATATATTAATGCACATCATCTCCCATCATCGTCTTCCTCTTGTAAAACAATAG